CGGCGCCGCGAGTTGATCCCAAGGACGACATCTGCTCGCTGGTCATCATTCCGTCCGAGCTCATCCCGCCCATGTCCATGCCAGCCATATCGCCGGAGTCGGCTGTGGTCGGCATACCCGTCGGAGCTCCCCATTCGGTGAGCCATCCCTGCATCTGGGTGATCTCCGGCCCCTGGGCGCTCTTGATTTGAGTAGCCAGGCTCTTGATTTGCGCAGAATCACTGCGTTGCAGGGCCAGGTCTGCCATCTCAACCGCCTGCTGATGGTGCGGAATCATCAACTGAGCAAAAGCAATCTCCGCCGCGTTGCCGGTCAGGCTTCGGGACGACGCGGATTGCGGTGGCGTTGGTGCATCTGCGGTATTGCTGCTGCAACCCGTCGTAAATGCGGTGATGGCAACGACTGCTGCCGCGGTGGCTATGGCAACTCGATAACGCATGTTTCCTCTTTCTGAAGTGGGTCAGTTCCTCTGGGTTACGGCATTTCACGCTCAAGCGGTGTAATCCAGACGCGTCATCATTCCGGCCTCCGCGTGGTAGAGGTTGTGGCAATGGACCATCCACTTGCCAGGGTTGTCGGCCCGAAGATCAATCGCGACTGAGCCCATCGCTGGCACCAGGACGGTGTCCTTGCGCGGGCCCCGACCACCTGCATCACCCACCTGAAATGTGTGCCCATGGACGTGCATCGGGTGCGGCATCATCGAGTGGTTGGTGAGGTGGAATCGACCGAGCTGTCCCTGCTGGATCGTCAGCGGCTCGGTCTGGTCATACGTCCGGCCGTTGATCGTCCACCTGTAGTCGGACATGCTGCCTGCGAGTCGCACACCCTGTTCAGTGTCGACGGAACCTGCGGCCAGTTCCGACCCGTCGGCGACTGCCAGTCCGCGTACGGTGAGCGGCTCCTGCTGCAACTCGCTCGGGCGAACGGATGGAGCGGGAACTGATCCCGAACCTGTCCGCACAAGGGCTCGCGCCTGACCCGACTTGCCAAGTGGTTCGGCGACCAAGACGAAGACGCCGTCCTTCAGTTCGACGATCGCGTCATATCGCTCACCCATCGAAATCTGCAGCGAGTCGGCTGACACCGGTTGTACCGGGTAGCCGTCGCTGGCGATCACGTCCAGTTTGTGCCCGGCGAGTGCGACGTTGAAGATCGTGTCAGCAGCGGCGTTGATGATGCGCACGCGTACTCGCTGGCCCGGCTTGGCTCGAAGCACGTC
This sequence is a window from Candidatus Nanopelagicales bacterium. Protein-coding genes within it:
- a CDS encoding DUF305 domain-containing protein; protein product: MRYRVAIATAAAVVAITAFTTGCSSNTADAPTPPQSASSRSLTGNAAEIAFAQLMIPHHQQAVEMADLALQRSDSAQIKSLATQIKSAQGPEITQMQGWLTEWGAPTGMPTTADSGDMAGMDMGGMSSDGMMTSEQMSSLGSTRGA